A single region of the Capra hircus breed San Clemente chromosome X unlocalized genomic scaffold, ASM170441v1, whole genome shotgun sequence genome encodes:
- the DUSP21 gene encoding dual specificity protein phosphatase 21 isoform X2 translates to MTTPLCPFPIQAVRQPAAHGLSQITKSLYLSNAVAAKDKAMLSTNHITTVISVSVEGGDEARPNVAALCCRGEPLCHLLPRLPDEVPLHVAAGRPHVDQVVPPHHPAQQWLLGAAYPL, encoded by the exons ATGACAACGCCTCTGTGTCCGTTTCCAATTCAGGCTGTCCGGCAGCCCGCGGCCCATGGCCTCTCCCAGATAACCAAGAGTCTCTACCTCAGCAACGCTGTGGCAGCCAAGGACAAAGCCATGCTGTCTACCAACCACATCACCACCGTCATCAGTGTGTCGGTGGAG GGTGGAGATGAAGCAAGGCCGAACGTTGCTGCACTGTGCTGCCGGGGTGAGCCGCTCTGCCACCTTCTGCCTCGCCTACCTGATGAAGTACCACTCCATGTCGCTGCTGGACGCCCACATGTGGACCAAGTCGTGCCGCCCCATCATCCGGCCCAACAATGGCTTTTGGGAGCAGCTTATCCATTATGA
- the DUSP21 gene encoding dual specificity protein phosphatase 21 isoform X1: MTTPLCPFPIQAVRQPAAHGLSQITKSLYLSNAVAAKDKAMLSTNHITTVISVSVEATDTFFEDIQYVKLPLADAPNSRLYEFFDFVADHIHRVEMKQGRTLLHCAAGVSRSATFCLAYLMKYHSMSLLDAHMWTKSCRPIIRPNNGFWEQLIHYEFKLFSKNTVHMISSSMGMIPDVYEKEICLMKLMGVIPDSS, encoded by the coding sequence ATGACAACGCCTCTGTGTCCGTTTCCAATTCAGGCTGTCCGGCAGCCCGCGGCCCATGGCCTCTCCCAGATAACCAAGAGTCTCTACCTCAGCAACGCTGTGGCAGCCAAGGACAAAGCCATGCTGTCTACCAACCACATCACCACCGTCATCAGTGTGTCGGTGGAGGCGACCGACACGTTCTTTGAAGACATCCAGTACGTAAAACTGCCGCTGGCGGATGCTCCCAACTCGCGCCTCTACGAGTTTTTTGACTTTGTTGCAGATCACATCCACAGGGTGGAGATGAAGCAAGGCCGAACGTTGCTGCACTGTGCTGCCGGGGTGAGCCGCTCTGCCACCTTCTGCCTCGCCTACCTGATGAAGTACCACTCCATGTCGCTGCTGGACGCCCACATGTGGACCAAGTCGTGCCGCCCCATCATCCGGCCCAACAATGGCTTTTGGGAGCAGCTTATCCATTATGAATTCAAGCTGTTTAGCAAGAACACTGTTCACATGATCAGTTCCTCAATGGGAATGATTCCTGACGTCTATGAGAAAGAAATCTGTTTGATGAAGCTGATGGGAGTCATTCCGGACAGCTCCTAG